In bacterium, the following are encoded in one genomic region:
- a CDS encoding N-6 DNA methylase, which translates to MNQSENYQSKDWATGKPIDLRKPEERVRQEYEMVLHRDYDYSKEQMDIEVYIQRGNSNSRKNRIERADLVIYKSTSPNERDQHLHILGIAEFKSPSKNTGIGQLKSYMSATSAIWGVWTNGNEIAYLYRDPQTGIVSDNALHQIPKQGESIERIGTLTKDDLQPPSNLRLIFNRLLKTLYSNTNISRREKLGNEMIRLLFCKIWDEKYYPESAPKFRVEFNEQPNKVKKRIVELFEEVKKELAGDGVFEEGEKIGLDDESVAYVVGELQPFSLLKTDKDVVGDAFEVFAESKLVGEKGEFFTPREVVKTAVQIVNPKPEEDILDPACGSGGFLIYTLEHIWRQMENSKKYRNSPDFEIIKRQVAERHIFGIDKEIDLVKISKAYMAIIGDGRGRIVQQNSLHNASEFKGRARDLFVNEDGEFKLFDVILTNPPFGAKIKVIDSESKHFDLGHTWKKQGNAYLKTSKYKKTEPQILFVERCLQMLKSGGRLAIILPETYLHAPKCRYVLDYIKNGNNIIAIIDLPHNTFRPYNNAKTALIILEKDRPQTCKIKMGVAEEMGHDHLGRQLFRYDPNTCKYTSQIWDDMIEIRKELRFDYNGSRDYTFEISPDEIKDNIYVPRYYWMRNMEQLKSEAERRGYMLVSMAQLCESGVIKNFPGHGSPEAKYKGKGEVAYVRVADIVNWSVYKNPTSLVPNHVYEATKGRGVDLREKDVLFVRRGSYRIGNVALVSPLDTKVLLTREIHVFRVTDTNNEFGINPYYLLYLLSHELTQLQLPNKILVDTTLPNIGDRWRELLLPVAVDADERAKISTKLQVAFEMMWKGQEDIHHLSQELGHLTL; encoded by the coding sequence ATGAATCAATCTGAAAACTACCAGAGCAAAGATTGGGCTACCGGCAAGCCCATAGACTTGCGCAAGCCCGAAGAACGCGTTCGCCAGGAATATGAAATGGTACTGCATAGGGATTATGATTACAGCAAGGAGCAAATGGACATTGAGGTTTATATCCAACGAGGAAACTCGAATAGCCGCAAAAACCGAATTGAAAGGGCAGACCTTGTCATCTACAAGTCCACCTCTCCAAATGAAAGAGACCAACATCTGCACATTTTAGGCATAGCCGAGTTCAAATCTCCAAGCAAAAACACAGGAATAGGGCAGCTGAAAAGCTATATGTCCGCAACCTCTGCAATCTGGGGGGTTTGGACTAACGGCAATGAAATTGCCTATTTGTACCGCGATCCCCAAACCGGTATAGTATCCGACAATGCATTACATCAAATTCCAAAGCAAGGGGAATCTATTGAAAGAATTGGTACTCTAACAAAGGATGATTTGCAGCCGCCAAGTAACCTGCGCTTGATTTTCAACCGCCTTCTTAAGACTCTCTATTCCAATACCAATATTAGCCGCCGTGAAAAGCTTGGAAATGAAATGATTAGATTATTGTTTTGCAAAATATGGGATGAAAAGTATTATCCCGAAAGCGCACCAAAGTTTCGCGTAGAATTCAATGAGCAACCCAATAAAGTAAAGAAAAGGATTGTGGAACTATTTGAAGAGGTAAAAAAAGAACTTGCAGGGGATGGCGTATTTGAAGAAGGGGAAAAAATTGGTCTTGACGACGAAAGTGTAGCCTACGTTGTGGGAGAACTCCAACCGTTCAGTCTGCTTAAAACCGACAAGGATGTTGTCGGTGACGCTTTTGAGGTTTTTGCGGAAAGCAAACTGGTTGGCGAAAAGGGGGAGTTTTTCACGCCGCGCGAAGTTGTTAAAACTGCTGTTCAAATTGTGAATCCAAAACCAGAAGAGGACATACTTGACCCAGCATGTGGAAGCGGAGGTTTCCTAATTTATACCCTTGAGCACATATGGCGCCAAATGGAAAATTCAAAAAAGTATCGCAATTCTCCCGATTTCGAAATTATTAAACGCCAGGTTGCCGAAAGGCACATATTCGGGATCGATAAAGAGATTGATTTGGTTAAAATTTCCAAGGCTTATATGGCAATCATTGGAGATGGGCGTGGCCGAATTGTTCAGCAAAACAGCCTACATAATGCTAGTGAATTCAAAGGCAGGGCTAGGGACCTTTTTGTCAATGAAGATGGCGAATTTAAATTGTTTGATGTTATATTAACAAACCCGCCATTCGGAGCAAAAATCAAAGTCATTGATTCGGAATCAAAGCACTTTGACCTGGGCCATACTTGGAAAAAGCAGGGTAATGCATATTTGAAAACAAGCAAATACAAAAAAACGGAGCCTCAAATATTGTTTGTTGAGCGTTGTCTTCAGATGCTAAAAAGTGGTGGACGTTTGGCTATAATTTTGCCCGAAACGTATTTGCATGCTCCGAAATGCAGATATGTATTGGATTATATTAAAAATGGAAACAATATTATTGCTATTATAGATTTACCCCATAATACATTTCGTCCGTACAATAACGCCAAAACTGCGTTAATTATTCTTGAGAAAGACAGACCACAAACATGCAAAATCAAAATGGGTGTTGCTGAGGAGATGGGACATGACCACCTGGGACGTCAATTATTTAGATATGACCCAAACACATGCAAGTATACTTCTCAAATATGGGATGACATGATTGAGATTCGAAAGGAATTGAGATTCGATTATAATGGTTCCCGAGATTACACTTTTGAAATATCGCCCGATGAGATAAAAGACAACATCTACGTTCCCAGATACTATTGGATGCGAAATATGGAACAATTGAAGAGCGAGGCGGAACGGCGTGGGTATATGCTTGTTTCAATGGCTCAGTTATGCGAATCTGGTGTTATTAAAAATTTTCCTGGACATGGCTCACCGGAAGCAAAATATAAAGGGAAGGGGGAAGTGGCATATGTTCGAGTTGCCGATATTGTTAATTGGTCAGTCTACAAGAATCCAACCTCACTTGTTCCAAATCACGTTTACGAAGCAACAAAGGGTAGGGGCGTTGACCTTAGAGAAAAGGATGTCTTGTTTGTTAGGAGGGGTAGTTACAGAATTGGAAACGTCGCATTGGTATCGCCCTTGGATACGAAAGTGCTGTTGACGCGTGAGATTCATGTTTTTCGCGTGACTGATACAAACAATGAATTTGGCATTAATCCTTATTATCTTTTGTACCTTCTTTCGCATGAGCTGACGCAATTGCAACTACCAAATAAAATCCTTGTTGACACTACATTACCAAATATCGGCGATCGCTGGAGGGAGCTGCTTTTACCTGTAGCGGTAGATGCAGACGAAAGGGCCAAAATCTCCACAAAGTTGCAAGTGGCCTTTGAAATGATGTGGAAAGGCCAGGAGGACATACATCACCTCAGTCAGGAACTGGGGCACTTGACACTTTAG